One Deltaproteobacteria bacterium genomic window, CCCGCGGAAGCCGTAGATGGCTTGGTCGGGGTCGCCGATGGCGCAGAGGTTGCCGTCGGACGGCACCAGTTGCTTGATCAGGCGCGCCTGCTGCTCGTCCACGTCCTGGTACTCGTCGATGCACACCCAGGGATACCGCAGCCGAACCTGGCTACGGACGTCGGGATGGTCTTCCAGGGTGTCGGCGGCGCGGATGATGAGATCGTCGAAGTCGCACCAGTTGCGCGTTTCCATGGCCTGCCGGTACGCCTCCCAGGCCTGCGCGAGCTTGTCGCCGGCGGGCGTCCGTGTCCGTTTGGCGTGGGAGATGGCCGACAGGTGCGTGCGGGCCTGGCGCTCGGAGACGGACAGTGTATCCCGCAGAAGCTGCAGTCGCTCAACCTCGGACGCCACCCGGAAGCCGCGCTGCAGCCCGGCGGCGTTCCAGTGTTCCCGGAGAAGGGCGAGGCCGAGGGAGTGAAACGTGTGGAGGGGTATCGCCGCCCAGGTGTCCGGCAGGAGCACCCGCAGGCGGTTGCGCATCTCGTCGGCCGCTCGGCGCGTGAAGGTCACGGCCAGACAACCTGACGGCGGCACGTCCCGGCTCGCGACGAGATGAGCGAGCCGATGGGTCAGGGTGCGGGTCTTCCCCGAACCGGGGCCGGCGACGATGAGCAGCGGGCCGTCGAGAAGCTCCGCGGCGGCGCGCTGTTCCGCGTCCAGCCCGGCCAGGAGGTCGCGGTTGCCCGGGAAGAGGTTCACCGGGAGCGCCAGTTGGCCCAATGAGGCATTGTTCCCGTGCAGGCCTGGTGGTTGGGACGTCGGTTCGGAACCAGTGGAGAACGGCCGTGGGTCCGGAGATGCCGGGGCGGTCGAGTCGGGTTCCCGTGCCGTCTCGACGGTAGCGGCGGCGTTGTCTTGCGCCGAGCGCGCGGGGCCGCTATCGCCAGCCGGTTGTTTGCTGCCCGCGGTGTTCTGCTCGAACAGCGCCGCCCCGCGGCTGCGTTTCGCCAACTCGACGGCCCGGAACAGGCGGATGGTGCCGTACACGCCGTCGTAGCCGGCATCGCGGATCACCTCGCGCCGGCGCAGGCGCGCCACGGCCTCGGCCACCGGCGATGGAGCCACTGGGCTGATGTCCTCCAGCGGCACGCTGTTCAACAGTTGCAGCTCGGGTCCCAGCCGCGCCAGCAGGCTCTCGTAGTCCATGGCCACGCGCTTGCTCTTGGGGCCGACCTGAAGGATCTCCCCCAGGATCTCCGGCAGCGGGATCAGGCCCTGGGTGTCGCCGGCGGTGGCGGGCGGCGCGGCGTCGACCTCCCGGTCCGCCAGGTCCTCGACCCGGTGCATGACTCCCACGGTGAGGGGCTTGCCGCAGGACGGGCAGCGGCCTTGGTGCCGGCGCGTCTCGTCCGGCTCCAGGCGCACGTTGCAGTTCCTGTGGCCGTCCAGGTGGTACTTGCCCTCCTCGGGGAAGAACTCCAGGGTGCCGCCGTACCCCTCGCCGGTCTCCAGCGCCCGGCGCAGGGCGAAGTAGTCCAGCCCGGTGTCGAACACGCACACCTCCCGTCCGAGTTTCTCGGGGGAGTGGGCGTCGGAGTTGGACATCAGCCGGAAGCGGTCCAGGGATGACACCCGCCAGTTCATGGGCGGATCGGACGAGAGCCCCGTCTCCACCGCGAAGATGTGCGGTGCCAGGTCGCCGTAGCAGTCGTCGACGGCGTCGAAGCCGGACTTGGAGCCCAGGGCGGCGAACCACGGCGTCCACACGTGGGCGGGCACGAGGTACGAACCGGGCCCGGACTCCAGGGTCATCTCCAGCAGATGGCGCGAATCCAGTCCCAGGATCGGCCGTCCGTCCGAGTGGAGGTTGCCGATGCGGGTCAGGGCGGCCACCAGCCGGTCCACGGCGTCGAACTCCGGCGCGTAGACCAGGTGGTGGATCTTCCGGGTCTTGTCGCCCTTTTTGTAGATGGTGGAGATCTCCACCGACAGCATGAAGCGCACCGGGTTGAGGCTGCCGGCGCAGGCCGGTGGAAGCTCCGCCTCCACCGCCCTCTCCAGGTCGGGACGCAGGCGGAACAGCCCGGGCTCCGCCGGCACGAGCTGTTCCTTCAACTCCGCGCGCCACGCCGGATGGGTGAAGTCGCCGGTGCCGACGACGCCGATGCCCTTCTTGCGCGCCCAGATGGCCAGGTGCTTGAGGTCGCAGTTGCGGCTGGTGGCGCGGGAGAAGCGGGAGTGGACGTGCAGGTCGGCGTAGAAGAGCATGAGCCCGGGCGTTCTCGACCGTCCGCTAAGGCGCGTCCGGCAATTGACGCCGTTGCCATGCGCGTTTGAGCGGCGTCACCAGCGGGAGGGCCAGGGCCGCCAGGATGAGCAGGGTCAGCACCAGCGAGATCGGACGGGTGACGAAGATCAGGAAGCCCGTGTCCGAGATGAGCAGCGTCTGGAACAGCGACACCTCGGCGATCTCCCCGAGCACGTAGGCGAGGATGAAGGTGATGAAGGAGTAGTTGTACTTCTTCATGCCGTAGCCGATGAAGCCGAACACGAGCACGGCGAACGCGTCCAGGAGATTGTTGCGCAGCACGAAGGCGCCGACGAAGCTGATGACCAGGACGATGGGGATGATGAGCGTGACCCGGATCCGCGTGATCTTGACGAGCTGGTTGGCGAAGAGGAGCCCCAGGATGGAGGTCCACACGTTGGCGGCGATCAGCGCAAGCACCAGGGTGAAGACGGTGGCCTGGTGCGTGGTCAGCAGTTCCTTGCCCGGGTTCAGTCCGAGCAGCAGCAGCCCCACCAGCAGGATGGCGTGGGGCGCGCTCCCGGGAATGCCGAAGGCCACGGTGGGCAGCAGCGCGCCGCCGTCCTTGGCGTCGTTGGCGGCTTCCGGCGCGAGCACGCCCTCGGGCGCGCCGCGGCCGAAGTTGGCGCGGTTCGGCGAAGTGGCTTGGCCCTGGGCGTACGACAGGAACGCCGCTACGTTGGCCCCCACGCCGGGAATGATCCCGACCACGCAGCCGATGGTGGCGCTCCGGATCAGCAGGAAGAAGTTGGAGAACACGAAGCGGATGCCCTCGAGGACATCCTGCGTCGTGGGGCGCTCCACGTCGCCCTGTTGCACCAGCTCCTCTCCCTTGACCGCCAGGAAGAACATCTCGGAGACGGCGAAGATGCCGATGGCGATGACCCCGGTGTGGACCCCGTCCCACAGGTAGAGCAGGTCGAAGGTGAAGCGCATGTCGCCCGTGATGGGAGAGTACCCGATGAAGGCCACCAGGAATCCCAGCCCCGCGGAGATGAGCCCCTTGATCGGTTCGCTCTGGGTCAGTGACGCGATCAGGCTGATTCCCAGCAGGGCCATGAGAAAGAACTCCGGCGGGCCGAAGGAAAACACGACGGAGCGCACCACCGGCAGCAGCAGCAGGAAGATCAGGTAGCCGAACACCGAGCCCAGGGCGGACGCCGTCGCGGAGATGGCCAGGGCGTAGCCGGCGCGGCCCTGCCGGGCCAGCGGGTGCCCGTCGAAGACCGTGGCGATGTTGGCGACGGTGCCGGGGACGTTGAGCAGGATGGCGGAGATGGAGCCGCCGAAGGTGATGCCGCCGATGGACGCGGCGAAGACCATCATGGCCAGCTTCGTCTCCATCGCCATGATGATGGGCAGCGACAGCGTCAGGATGACGATGCCGCCGAGACCGGGCAGGGCGCCGAAGAGCATGCTCACCGTGACGCCGAGGAGCACCACCAGGACGTTGGGAAACCCGAAAACGTTAACCAGCGCTTCGCCGATGGCCTCAATCACGGAGCAACTCTTTCAGCGCGTCGGCCGCGACGTGCGTGAACGCGCGGCTTGGCGTGGTGCGCCACACGGGTGGGCACGCCACCAGGACCGGCCCGGATGCTCGGAAAGGACAATCCGCCGATCATCCGGGCCGGACGGTGTGGCAGGAGGCTTCAAGCCTGTTTCGAGCCTACTTCTTCTGCTGCGCCTTGTAGAGGGCGATCAGGTTCGCGTAGTCCTTGATCAGGTTGTTCACGAGACCGGCCGTTTCTTCCCCGGTGGCGGGGGAGTGGATGACCTGGGCTTTGCTCTCGAGCTCGGCCTTGGACTCCATGATGACCTGGTGCACGGCGTTGCGCAGCACGTCCGCGACGGCCTGCGGCACGTTAGGCGGCGCGGCCACGAGGATGTACAGGATGCCGCCGGCCATGAGGTCCTTGCGTCCGAGGGCTTCGGCCGAAGGCACGTCCGGGAAGAACGGATCCTTGTCCTTCTCCGAGGAGAGCTGCACGAGGCCCCGGACCTCGCCGGACTTGATGAAGGTGATCACGCCGCCGGTGGTCTTGATGGTCGTGTCCACGTCGCCGCGCGCCACCGCCACTACCAGCGAGCGGCCGCTCTTGTACCCGGTGACGTCCTTCACCTGGATGCCGGTCTTGTCGATGAGGTTGGCCAGCACGAAGGACCCGGCCGACGCCGCGCCCGCCGAGGCGAACTTCAAGGGCCGCTTCTTTCCTTCCGCGATAAGGTCGTCGAGCGACTTGATGGGGGAGTCCCCTTTAACGAACAGGAAACGCGGAGCGGTGGTGATCTTCGCCAGGTAGGTGAACTTGGAGAGGTCGAAGCCCACGTCCCGTGTCGCCGATTGCGCCAGTCCGCCCGCCGGCAGCATGCTGCCGATGACGCTCCCGTCCGCCGGCGAGCCGAAGAGCCGCTTCGTCCCCACCGTCCCGCCTGCCCCCGGCAGGCTCACCACCTTGACTTCCTTGACGCCGTTGCCCGCGAGCTTCGCCTGCAGCTTTGGCGCCAGCAGCAGCGCCGACGTCCCGGTGCCGCCCCCCAGTCCGAAGGGAACGATCCACGTGATCTTGCCCGGCAGGTTCTGAGCCCCGGCGGTCGTGCCGATCAACAGGCATAGAAGCATCGCCGCCATGCTCGCGCCGGCCATTGCAAACGACTTCCGCAAACTCGTTCTTCTCCGCATGGTTTACCTCCCTGGCAAACTTGCCAAAACCGAGTTACGCACCTTCGCGCATCGAGCGTGTGTCACAGACCCACTCGCACCCGCCGGGGTTATCACAGGAGCCCCGTTCTTTGCAATTTCCTTTCGGCCTGCCGGGCACAACCCCTACCTCAGCCCCGAACAATCGAGCTGGATGTCCCAGAGGGGCCTCTCGTCGTCCCGTGTGGGGCAGAAGACGTCCACCTGGAGCAGCGTGGCGCATCCGGGGCAGACGTAGCCCAGCAACACGCCGCGGTAGGGCTCGCCGGAGGGAACGCGCGCGCCGGCCAGTTCCTCGAGGTCCATGGTGATCTCGACGGCGCCGGTCTTGTAGTTCTCCCCGCCGGCGCAGAACACGTGCGCGCACTTGCGGCATCGCACCACCAGCCGGCCGCCGGCCCGCGCGAGATCGAGGTACTCGTGGACATGGAGGAGGACCGCGCCGTCGCCCTCGTCGTCGTCCTGACCGAGCCCGGAATCCGCTGCCGGCCCGGTATCGCCGCCGTCACCGGCTCCGCCGTTGGCCGCGGCGCTGGATGTCTCCGCCAGACGCCGAGCCCGAAGCTCCTTGCGCCGCTCCTCGGTGGCGGCGGCGTCCGCACTGCCGTCGCCGTCGATCCGGACCCCGTAGATCCGGTCGGCGACCTCGAGACTCGTGCGGCCCGTCCGGACGTCCTGCTCCACCTGAGCGGGGTCTCGCTCCAGCGGGTCGCCGAAGCCGCCGCCGCTCTGGGTCACGTCCGTGATGAAGGTCATCTCGGGGATGGCTACGCGCGGACGGAAGCCCTCGGGCAGGTCGAGCCGGCACCAGTCGAGGTCCCGCAGCTCGTCCGCGCCGGTGGGATAGGCGCCCTCGCGCAGGCGCCGCAGCAGGTCGTCGGTGCGGTAGAGTGCGCGGTTGCCGCCGAAGCCCGCGGGAAAGCCGCCGAACAGGCCGAAGCCGTTGGGCACCGCGCCGTAGGGACGGTAGTTGGCCGTCACGTCGGTGGAGCCGTAGACGAACAGCAGCCGCTCGCTGCCGTAGCCGCCGCGCTGCTTGCCGAAGCCCGAGCCGTCCTTCACGTGCCTTCGCGCCAAGTAGATGAACGGGTACTGCATCTCGATGCGCTCGATGTCGGAGATGCCGCCGGAGGGAATGTTCATGTGGCCGCCGGTGTTCACGCCGTCCCGGTCGGGCCGGGCGCCGAGGCCGCCGCCGTGCACGTCGTAGAGCCCCTGGGCGTTGGCCAGCCCTTCGCGGTTGTGGCCGCCGTACATGAACCCCGGGCCGCCGGAGTACCAGGCTCCGAACCAGCCGGCGTTGACGTCCTCTCGCCGTTCGGCGGCGTAGAGCATCTTGGCCAGGCACTCGCTCACCGCGGCCACGAACATGCCGCCGATCATGGGCGCCAGCCCGCAGGCCGCCGGGAAGGTGCAGTTCAGCACGGAGCCCTCGGGCACCGTCATGCGGATGGGCGCCAGCTTGCCGTCGTTCCACGGGATGTCCCAGAAGAGCTGGTTGGTGAGCGCGATGTTGAGGTGCGCCACCGTGCTCGGAAGGGTCGAGTTGGTGTCGCCCGAGGTCTGCGGGCTGGTGCCGTCGAGGTCGATGTCCAGCGTGTCGCCCTTCTTGGTGACGGCGCAGATGACGGCGATGATGTCGGCGTCGGTCTGGTCGGCTTCGCGCGCGGAGTAATAGACCCGGGAGCGCCACACTCCGTCGGGCAGGGAGCGCAGTTTGGCGCGGGCCATCTCCTCGGCGTCCGCCAGGGTCTTCTCGCCCGCTGCCTCGATGAACTCCAGGCCGAACTTGTCCACCAGGCTCAGGTAGCGCGAGGCGCACACGTTGTTGCCGGCAATCATGGCCTTGATGTCCAGCCCCACGTACTGGGGATCGCGGCACTGCTCGGTCAGCGTGCGGAACACGTCCTCGCGGAACTCGCCCCGCTCCACCACCTTGACTCCGAGGATGCGGATGCCCTCGTGGAAGATTTCCAGGGCCGCGCCCCGCAGCACCCCGCCGGTGTCGGCGGTGTGGGTGCTGGTGGCGATCCAGGCGATCAGGCGCCCGTCCAAAAAGATGGGTTTGATCACCATCATGTCGTAGGTGTGGGACCCGGCCACGTAAGGATCGTTGAAGAAGAGCTGGTCGCCGTCGTGGAAACCCGGCGACTCGCCGTACCAGTCGATGAGGTACTTGATGGCGTCCGAGGTGGCGGCGGCGAACCGCAGATGGCCGGAGCAGGCCAGCACCATCTTGCCCTCGGCGTCGTAGAACGAACTCATGACCTCGCCGCCCTGGGCCACGATGGGCGAGGCGGTGACGCGCTGGAGGGTGGAGCGCCCCTCCTCGCCCACCGCCCACAGGCGATGGAGAAACATCTCGTAGCGGATCGGATCGACGTCCATGATGCACCTCGCCGGAAATTCGTCAGATGGTCTCGGCGACGTAGTAGTCGCCGACGCTGGGCTGGGTCTGCCAGGGATCGATGGTCTGCCTGAACTTCACGTGGGGCGGCGTGCCGCGCCAGCGCTCGTGGTGCTCGCGTGTCTCCCAGTGGAGCAGGACCATGACCCTGGAAGGCTCGTCGTCGCTGCACATGATGTATCCGCCATGGCATCCGGCTTCCTTGCTGGACTGGATGGCTTCCTTGTAGGCCTTCACGTATTCGCTGCGCTTGTCGGGATCCACCGTCTGCACCCTCACTTCGTAGATCATGGTGTCGCCTCCTTCGATGTGTGTTGCCGCGACTCGGCCCGGCGGGGTTCCGGACGCGGCACGGCGCGTTGACTTTCGGACGCGGTGCAATGATATAAGGACGCGGACCGTTTGTCTTGGGGAAAGGAACCGTTTTCATGCGCATCGTCGATCTCAGCATGACCGTGGAGGAATGCGATTCGGCTCCGTTCGCGCCGGACGAGACCTACTTCAAGATCAAACCCATCATCGACTGGGAGGACAAGGGGTTCGTCTCCAATCTCGTGGAGCTCACCGTTCACGCGGGCACTCACATCGACTCCCCGCACCACTTCTTCCGCGACAAGCCGTCGGTGGAGCAGCTTCCGCTGGAGCCGTTGATCGGCACGGCGGTGGTGCTGGACCTGTCGTTCCGCTGTCAGCCCGGCGCGCGCATCACGCCGGAGGACATGGAGCGGGCCGAGGCGGCGCTGGCGGAGCAGGGAGTGAAGATCGAGCCCGGCGGCATCCTGCTGCTGCGCACCGACTGGCCCAAGGGGCACCGGACCACCGATCCGTCCTGGTGGAACGACTCGCCCTTCCTCTCCCGCGAGGCGGCCCAGTGGGTGGTGGACAAGCAGCCCGCGGTCATCGGCTACGACTTCGCCCAGGAGGAGAAGGGCGCCGACTACCAGCAGGCCGACGAGATCCTGGGCAGCGGCATGACCGTGCACCGCACGATTCTTCCAAAGGTCACCTGCCAGATCGAGAACCTCATCAACCTGGACCAGATCGGCCCCACCGCTCGGATCATTGCGCTCCCGGTCAAGTGGAAGACCGAATCCGCTCCGGCGCGGGTGGTGGCGCTGTTGGACTGATGGCGACGACGCGCACGCGCATGGTTTCCTGGAAGCTGCCCGCGCACCGCCGGGCCGCGAAAGGGAAGGACGGGCGCCGGGACTGCGCTCCGTCCGGCGGTTCATACAGATTCCCCGGTTCGCGATGAGGGCCGTCCGGGTGCACGAGCTGGGCGGTCCGGAGGTGCTCCGCTACGAGGAGGTGGAGACGCCGGAGCCCGGGCCGGGCGAGGCGCTGGTGAAGGTCGCGGCCGCCGGCGTCAACTACCTGGACATCTACTACCGCTCCGGTTTCCACTGGGGCGGCCATCACGGCCGCGCGCTGCCTTACATCCCCGGAGCCGAGGGCGCCGGCGCCGTGGTCGCCGTCGGCCCGGAGGTCTCCGAAGTCCGGGTCGGCGACCGGGTCGCCTACGGCATCTCCAACGGCCACGGCTCCTACGCCGAGCTGGCCTCGGTGCCGGAACGCCACCTGGTGCGGGTACCCGAGACCGTGGGTCTGCAATCGGCGGCCGCGGCCATGCTCCAGGGCATGACCGCCCACTACCTCATCCACGACACTTATCCGGTGGATGCCGGGAACACGGTGCTCGTCCACGCCGCCGCCGGCGGCACCGGGCTGCTGCTGGTGCAGATGG contains:
- a CDS encoding UvrD-helicase domain-containing protein; protein product: MLFYADLHVHSRFSRATSRNCDLKHLAIWARKKGIGVVGTGDFTHPAWRAELKEQLVPAEPGLFRLRPDLERAVEAELPPACAGSLNPVRFMLSVEISTIYKKGDKTRKIHHLVYAPEFDAVDRLVAALTRIGNLHSDGRPILGLDSRHLLEMTLESGPGSYLVPAHVWTPWFAALGSKSGFDAVDDCYGDLAPHIFAVETGLSSDPPMNWRVSSLDRFRLMSNSDAHSPEKLGREVCVFDTGLDYFALRRALETGEGYGGTLEFFPEEGKYHLDGHRNCNVRLEPDETRRHQGRCPSCGKPLTVGVMHRVEDLADREVDAAPPATAGDTQGLIPLPEILGEILQVGPKSKRVAMDYESLLARLGPELQLLNSVPLEDISPVAPSPVAEAVARLRRREVIRDAGYDGVYGTIRLFRAVELAKRSRGAALFEQNTAGSKQPAGDSGPARSAQDNAAATVETAREPDSTAPASPDPRPFSTGSEPTSQPPGLHGNNASLGQLALPVNLFPGNRDLLAGLDAEQRAAAELLDGPLLIVAGPGSGKTRTLTHRLAHLVASRDVPPSGCLAVTFTRRAADEMRNRLRVLLPDTWAAIPLHTFHSLGLALLREHWNAAGLQRGFRVASEVERLQLLRDTLSVSERQARTHLSAISHAKRTRTPAGDKLAQAWEAYRQAMETRNWCDFDDLIIRAADTLEDHPDVRSQVRLRYPWVCIDEYQDVDEQQARLIKQLVPSDGNLCAIGDPDQAIYGFRGADVRFFTRFPEDFPSAQVVRLDRNYRSDRNIVTLSSQVMGSTSSAGPSIPVLDDAPNLVTLHEAPSEKAEAEFVVQSLEEALGGHSFFSLDSGRSTEAQGHDFSFSDFAVLYRTEAQAAALTEALARSGMPFQQRSHNPLSEHPGVAALVEALENDPAPGAGSVRERLERAHRAAQPPAADTLEALELLRPLTDACGEDLDRFLSELALGTQVDTWDPRADRISLLTLHAAKGLEFPVVFIVGCEHGLLPLTWGKPEPEDPAEERRLFYVGVTRAKTRLFLCRARKRRWRGKVREMPPSPYLADIEERLLEQTRSRPSITRARKRDDQLDLFS
- a CDS encoding tripartite tricarboxylate transporter permease; the encoded protein is MIEAIGEALVNVFGFPNVLVVLLGVTVSMLFGALPGLGGIVILTLSLPIIMAMETKLAMMVFAASIGGITFGGSISAILLNVPGTVANIATVFDGHPLARQGRAGYALAISATASALGSVFGYLIFLLLLPVVRSVVFSFGPPEFFLMALLGISLIASLTQSEPIKGLISAGLGFLVAFIGYSPITGDMRFTFDLLYLWDGVHTGVIAIGIFAVSEMFFLAVKGEELVQQGDVERPTTQDVLEGIRFVFSNFFLLIRSATIGCVVGIIPGVGANVAAFLSYAQGQATSPNRANFGRGAPEGVLAPEAANDAKDGGALLPTVAFGIPGSAPHAILLVGLLLLGLNPGKELLTTHQATVFTLVLALIAANVWTSILGLLFANQLVKITRIRVTLIIPIVLVISFVGAFVLRNNLLDAFAVLVFGFIGYGMKKYNYSFITFILAYVLGEIAEVSLFQTLLISDTGFLIFVTRPISLVLTLLILAALALPLVTPLKRAWQRRQLPDAP
- a CDS encoding tripartite tricarboxylate transporter substrate-binding protein; protein product: MRRRTSLRKSFAMAGASMAAMLLCLLIGTTAGAQNLPGKITWIVPFGLGGGTGTSALLLAPKLQAKLAGNGVKEVKVVSLPGAGGTVGTKRLFGSPADGSVIGSMLPAGGLAQSATRDVGFDLSKFTYLAKITTAPRFLFVKGDSPIKSLDDLIAEGKKRPLKFASAGAASAGSFVLANLIDKTGIQVKDVTGYKSGRSLVVAVARGDVDTTIKTTGGVITFIKSGEVRGLVQLSSEKDKDPFFPDVPSAEALGRKDLMAGGILYILVAAPPNVPQAVADVLRNAVHQVIMESKAELESKAQVIHSPATGEETAGLVNNLIKDYANLIALYKAQQKK
- a CDS encoding hydantoinase B/oxoprolinase family protein, with the protein product MDVDPIRYEMFLHRLWAVGEEGRSTLQRVTASPIVAQGGEVMSSFYDAEGKMVLACSGHLRFAAATSDAIKYLIDWYGESPGFHDGDQLFFNDPYVAGSHTYDMMVIKPIFLDGRLIAWIATSTHTADTGGVLRGAALEIFHEGIRILGVKVVERGEFREDVFRTLTEQCRDPQYVGLDIKAMIAGNNVCASRYLSLVDKFGLEFIEAAGEKTLADAEEMARAKLRSLPDGVWRSRVYYSAREADQTDADIIAVICAVTKKGDTLDIDLDGTSPQTSGDTNSTLPSTVAHLNIALTNQLFWDIPWNDGKLAPIRMTVPEGSVLNCTFPAACGLAPMIGGMFVAAVSECLAKMLYAAERREDVNAGWFGAWYSGGPGFMYGGHNREGLANAQGLYDVHGGGLGARPDRDGVNTGGHMNIPSGGISDIERIEMQYPFIYLARRHVKDGSGFGKQRGGYGSERLLFVYGSTDVTANYRPYGAVPNGFGLFGGFPAGFGGNRALYRTDDLLRRLREGAYPTGADELRDLDWCRLDLPEGFRPRVAIPEMTFITDVTQSGGGFGDPLERDPAQVEQDVRTGRTSLEVADRIYGVRIDGDGSADAAATEERRKELRARRLAETSSAAANGGAGDGGDTGPAADSGLGQDDDEGDGAVLLHVHEYLDLARAGGRLVVRCRKCAHVFCAGGENYKTGAVEITMDLEELAGARVPSGEPYRGVLLGYVCPGCATLLQVDVFCPTRDDERPLWDIQLDCSGLR
- a CDS encoding antibiotic biosynthesis monooxygenase, which produces MIYEVRVQTVDPDKRSEYVKAYKEAIQSSKEAGCHGGYIMCSDDEPSRVMVLLHWETREHHERWRGTPPHVKFRQTIDPWQTQPSVGDYYVAETI
- a CDS encoding cyclase family protein, whose protein sequence is MRIVDLSMTVEECDSAPFAPDETYFKIKPIIDWEDKGFVSNLVELTVHAGTHIDSPHHFFRDKPSVEQLPLEPLIGTAVVLDLSFRCQPGARITPEDMERAEAALAEQGVKIEPGGILLLRTDWPKGHRTTDPSWWNDSPFLSREAAQWVVDKQPAVIGYDFAQEEKGADYQQADEILGSGMTVHRTILPKVTCQIENLINLDQIGPTARIIALPVKWKTESAPARVVALLD